The proteins below are encoded in one region of Deferribacterota bacterium:
- the dapA gene encoding 4-hydroxy-tetrahydrodipicolinate synthase — MYEGACVAIVTPFKNDKVDEESLRKLVEFQIENGTKGIIPCGTTGESATLTYEEHCKVIDIVIDQTKKRIPVIAGTGSNSTHETVYLTEHARKAGADAVLIIAPYYNKPTQKGLFEHYKYIAEHVDLPLIIYNIPGRTACNILPDTIINLSHIKNIIGVKEASLSLDQAAKIIKNTPDDFCLLSGEDSLTFPLLCLGANGVISVASNVVPAKMAQMCEYIKANDFINARKIHYELLDLFKVLFLETNPIPVKKAMYLMGLIEDEIRLPLTPLSEDNTKILKDVLHSLKINTVN, encoded by the coding sequence ATGTATGAAGGTGCTTGTGTTGCAATTGTAACACCCTTTAAAAATGATAAAGTTGATGAAGAAAGCTTAAGAAAACTTGTAGAATTCCAGATAGAAAATGGAACAAAAGGAATAATACCCTGTGGAACTACTGGCGAATCAGCAACACTAACATATGAAGAACACTGCAAAGTTATTGATATAGTAATTGACCAAACAAAGAAGAGAATTCCAGTCATAGCTGGTACTGGCTCAAATAGCACACATGAAACTGTATATCTCACAGAGCACGCAAGAAAAGCTGGTGCAGATGCTGTACTTATTATAGCCCCTTACTACAATAAACCAACCCAAAAGGGGTTATTTGAACATTACAAATATATCGCAGAACATGTTGATCTGCCTTTAATAATTTACAATATTCCAGGAAGGACAGCCTGTAATATATTACCTGATACAATTATAAATCTCTCACATATAAAAAATATAATAGGTGTAAAAGAAGCAAGCCTATCACTAGACCAAGCTGCAAAGATTATAAAGAATACCCCTGATGACTTCTGTCTGCTATCAGGTGAAGACTCTCTAACCTTTCCTTTATTATGCTTAGGCGCTAATGGTGTTATATCTGTAGCATCTAATGTTGTACCAGCTAAAATGGCGCAGATGTGTGAATACATTAAGGCTAATGATTTCATAAATGCAAGAAAAATTCATTACGAACTACTAGACCTGTTTAAAGTTTTATTCCTTGAAACAAACCCTATACCAGTTAAAAAAGCAATGTACCTAATGGGGCTTATTGAAGATGAGATCAGATTACCTTTAACTCCACTATCAGAGGATAATACAAAAATATTAAAGGATGTTTTACACTCATTAAAGATTAACACAGTAAATTAG
- the dapF gene encoding diaminopimelate epimerase — MKEIKFWKMSGAGNDFIIINNIDNSYNNFPFKKYISKLCKRGLSIGADGVVIIKQSKVADIAWEFYNSDGSIAEMCGNAARCVSKFAYLNNITSKRLTIETLSGIINSEVIDDYTIKTELPPPKMLKLDYKITLDDKDIAISSINTGVPHVIIFEENIENVDLINLGRSIRYNSLFKPRGTNVNICEIVDENTIKIRTYERGVENETLACGTGALACAIISSHKFTKYPITVLTKGGTSLIVLKNNGKYYIQAEARIVCKGKFNHEAYTY; from the coding sequence ATGAAAGAGATTAAATTCTGGAAAATGAGCGGCGCTGGTAATGACTTTATCATTATTAATAATATAGATAACAGTTATAATAATTTTCCCTTTAAAAAATACATATCAAAATTATGTAAAAGAGGTTTGTCAATAGGTGCTGATGGTGTTGTTATAATCAAGCAATCGAAGGTGGCAGATATTGCATGGGAATTCTACAATTCTGATGGATCTATAGCTGAAATGTGCGGCAATGCAGCTAGGTGTGTAAGCAAATTTGCATATTTAAACAATATTACATCAAAAAGATTAACAATTGAAACACTTTCAGGCATTATCAATTCTGAGGTAATTGACGATTATACTATAAAAACTGAGTTACCTCCTCCTAAAATGTTAAAACTTGACTATAAAATTACCTTGGATGATAAAGATATTGCAATCTCATCTATTAATACAGGTGTTCCCCATGTTATAATTTTTGAAGAAAATATAGAAAATGTTGATTTAATAAACTTAGGTAGGAGCATAAGATACAATAGCTTATTTAAGCCAAGGGGTACTAATGTAAATATTTGTGAAATAGTAGATGAGAACACAATAAAGATAAGAACCTATGAAAGAGGCGTAGAGAATGAGACATTAGCTTGTGGAACTGGTGCTTTGGCCTGCGCAATAATATCATCACATAAATTTACAAAATACCCAATTACTGTTTTGACAAAAGGTGGCACTTCTCTTATAGTGTTAAAAAATAATGGAAAATATTATATACAAGCTGAAGCACGAATTGTCTGTAAAGGCAAATTTAATCATGAAGCATATACTTATTAA
- a CDS encoding ribonuclease HII: MNLAGVDEVGRGALAGPVLACATILPTDFNSTLVIDSKKLSIKKREEAFNFLMKNVIDYGIGIVCPKIIDKINIHRATKQAMYIALNQLKQPYSLVVIDALLLSKLDVKNISINKAEDKYIQVAAASIIAKVTRDRLLDQLDRLFPNYGFNKNKGYGTKKHIEALRKYGPSIVHRKTYLKKLSFNNL, translated from the coding sequence ATGAATTTAGCCGGTGTAGATGAGGTGGGTAGGGGTGCTTTAGCTGGACCAGTTTTGGCATGTGCCACAATATTACCCACTGACTTCAACTCAACATTAGTTATTGACTCTAAAAAACTATCTATTAAAAAAAGGGAAGAAGCCTTTAATTTTTTAATGAAAAATGTAATCGATTATGGGATAGGTATTGTGTGTCCTAAAATTATTGATAAAATAAATATACATAGGGCAACAAAACAGGCAATGTATATTGCACTAAATCAGCTAAAACAACCTTATAGCCTAGTTGTTATAGATGCTCTGTTATTATCAAAATTAGATGTAAAAAATATAAGTATTAATAAGGCTGAAGATAAATATATTCAAGTTGCAGCAGCTTCAATTATAGCAAAAGTTACAAGGGATAGATTGTTAGATCAGTTAGATAGATTATTCCCAAATTATGGTTTTAATAAAAATAAAGGTTATGGCACAAAAAAACATATAGAGGCCTTAAGGAAATATGGTCCATCTATTGTGCACAGAAAAACTTATTTAAAAAAATTATCTTTTAATAATTTATAG
- a CDS encoding protein-L-isoaspartate(D-aspartate) O-methyltransferase has product MNDNFKDLREKMVKVQLISRGINDKKVLKAFLEIPREEFVPDNLKKYAYEDGPLSIGFGQTISQPYMVAAMTELLNLNSDEILLEIGAGSGYQAAIASKLCKYVYTIERIKELAEYARNNLERLGIDNVKVIVGDGSKGYPENAPYDKILYTAATPYIGDIIFDQLKDNGAIVAPIGDRFAQKLTKYVKTKNKIKEYSYFSCIFVPLIGEYGYK; this is encoded by the coding sequence TGATAATTTTAAAGATTTAAGAGAAAAGATGGTTAAAGTACAGCTTATATCAAGAGGTATCAATGATAAAAAAGTATTAAAAGCCTTTCTTGAGATACCAAGGGAAGAATTTGTTCCTGATAATTTAAAAAAATATGCCTATGAGGACGGACCCCTCTCAATAGGTTTTGGGCAAACTATATCACAACCATATATGGTTGCGGCAATGACTGAATTACTAAACTTAAATAGTGATGAAATCTTACTGGAGATAGGGGCTGGCTCAGGTTACCAAGCAGCTATTGCCTCCAAGTTGTGTAAATATGTGTATACCATTGAAAGGATTAAGGAATTAGCTGAATACGCAAGAAATAATTTAGAAAGATTAGGGATAGATAATGTTAAAGTTATAGTTGGCGATGGATCAAAAGGCTATCCTGAAAATGCTCCCTATGATAAAATATTATATACAGCAGCAACCCCGTATATAGGAGATATAATATTCGATCAATTAAAAGATAATGGTGCGATAGTAGCCCCAATTGGAGATAGATTTGCTCAAAAACTTACTAAATATGTAAAGACAAAAAATAAAATAAAGGAATATTCCTATTTTAGCTGTATATTTGTTCCGCTAATTGGAGAATATGGGTATAAATAA